From the Candidatus Cloacimonadota bacterium genome, the window TTACAATTATTTTCTTCATCTTCGGGGGTGTCATGGTCCACACCATGACACAAATGAATGACTGTCATGGAATGGTCCATTCTTCGTAGTCCCGATTCAATCGGGACGAAGGGTGAATCCCTGACAGCTCATCAAATATTAACCGAGCCGTCACGGACCATTCCGTGACGATCTTACAAATCCGTATCTACAAAAATAACAGAATGATCGTTATATTTATAGTTTCTTGCACTTGAGTATTTATAATCTTCAGGTTTTCCTACCAATTTGGCTTTTACAGGATTATTATGAATATACTGTAATTTTTCAAAGAAAAATTTCCTGCTTCTTATTATTACATCATCAAATCTTTCCTTCCAAAATTTCCTTTTTTGATCTCTATATTTTCTTGCATAAATCTCAAATACTTTAGCTAAATCTGAGTTATTACCTTTATCAATTTCATTAAGAATGTCCCAAGCAGAATATTTTTTCAAATCTCGCATTATATCCGATATGGAACCATATTTATTATCGGTTTGAACTATCCAATGAAAATGAGTAGGCATAATAACATATCCAAGAATTTTAAAATGGTATTTTGTTTTATAATGTTTTATATTTTCAATTAGTAAATCACAATATTTGCTCGATGTAAAAATTTTGGTAAAATTCACAACAGTTGTCGTAACAAAAAAACAATTCTCTTCTACGAAATTTTTTCTACCTCTTAGTCCCATTTTTCTGTCTTTTGATATAGTTTACATTGAGAATTTTCTGTTGTCAGGGAATGGTCCCTGACAGCTCCTTTTGTTTTTAGCTAGCTTAACTGAGTTCACCGAGTCGTCACGGACTATTCCATTTAACCGAGCCGTCACGGACCATTCCGTGACGAACTATATTCACCTGAATAGCTCGTTCGCTATGTAACACAGAAGACAGCATTGCAATTCCCTGTTCAGTAAAGGCAAAAGATAAATATTTGGCGTGTTCCCCTCTCTTTAAGGTGCCAATTTGGCTCCTTAAAGAATGGTATTCATCAAAAGTAAGTGAAAACATAAAATCTTTAGGAAATCGTTCTATATTCCTACGGACAGCTCGTTTCAACTGTTTCGTTTCCACTCCGTACAATTCTGCCAGGTCACTGTCCAGCATCACCTTCCTACCACGAATAAACAGGATTTTATTCATCAAAGATTCTACAGGAACCATGTTTTTAATTTGAATCCTCTAAAATTAATGCCTACTTTGTTTGAAACGCTGATGACGGCTCGTTTTTGCATTGATATCCTTTAAACAAATATAAACTAAAGTTTTAATTGGTTTAATTCTTAAGAAATTAAAGTAATGAATTTATTTCTTTTATGACCTCTTTAATATCATAATCTTCATAAACATATATAAGTTTACAATTATGTTTCTTACACAAAAACCTTTTTTGTTCATCAAGATTTTTCCGTTCCTCTAATGCTTCCTCTCCACCAAAATATTGAATAACTTTTTGGTGTTGGACTCCTTGATATTCAATACCAATATTCCTTTTAGGAAAATATATATCAAGATGTTGCCTATATAACCAAGTGGGTTTTCCATGTTGAATGATTTTTTCTTTAGGGAAAGCCTTGCAAAGTTTATAAAATAATTCTGTTTCCTCTATCCATCTTTCACCAATTTTATAAACACCTTTTTCTTCTCTAACTTTATTTTCACATTCCCTTACAATATTACATGCTTCAGTAATAATTCGTTTATATACTTTTTCAGTAATTTTTTTGTAATACAAAGGAATTCCTGTTATTCCAGGTATTCCTCTAAACATCCAAAAAGTTGCATCCCCCTTTCCTGTTGATTTTGCATACCAATTATTATTTTTTAATCTTCTATTTTTAAGTTTATAAGTAAAATATTTTATCAAGCTTCTTTCATGTATTTTATAAAATTCCTTAAGATATATATCCGATAATTGAGTTATTTCTATTAC encodes:
- a CDS encoding transposase translates to MGLRGRKNFVEENCFFVTTTVVNFTKIFTSSKYCDLLIENIKHYKTKYHFKILGYVIMPTHFHWIVQTDNKYGSISDIMRDLKKYSAWDILNEIDKGNNSDLAKVFEIYARKYRDQKRKFWKERFDDVIIRSRKFFFEKLQYIHNNPVKAKLVGKPEDYKYSSARNYKYNDHSVIFVDTDL